atcgacaatgaGAAAGAACGGTTGAGAGTTCGAACCGCCgggatttttccattttttcaaaatggaaaGCAATTAACACAGAGGCAGCATTCTTAAAGcatttttccactattttctacttcctacACACAGTTTTACTCATTAACAGTGATTACAGACAATGAACAGTTCGATACCCGCAgaaatcttgatttttgcagaaccaaaaaaaaattactgagaagaatatttcaccagcaattttcttgaaattgtgTTTAAAGCATTGTTCACCACATATAGGTGTTATTTAGAGGtcattttagcgattagaactAGCccctgattggaaattactgctgcgCTGGTCGGTTTTAgtagtttgaaataaatatgaataacggACTACAGAAGAGACCGAGGAAGATAAAGGTGGCTGCGTTCtatagaggaagatttgcgctataaaACGGTTGGGAAATCTTTTCCAGggaccctctggtttttttgaaacctagttgagaaaactttgagaaatttagcatttttctcaactttttcccaactagcttttttaaagatgaaaactacctgtaaaaaagtgaaagcagcatgtgatagcaaaaatctttctCTACAAAATACTTTGAGCCAAATTCGTTTACATAAACTATGAGCTGAATTATGAGAATTTGTTTGGTCATACAGATTTTGAtgcgttgccgaaaatccgagattttttccccttgagaaaaactcgaaaatttgaggcaaaatttatgatttttctcaacttagtttcaaaaagactaggaaagctagaggCATCacactttgtagaaatatagaagaaatctctctctacagatcACAGCCAGCattattgcatgaaattcacttttaattttttcttttctctttttatcttttctaattttaaccctGATTGCGCCTATCtatagatgtctttttttgctcagtCACAACATCCCAATTGCTTTCtcgactgaaagtaagaaattcgtcactgtcggatgagaaatgtACTCTTTTAGCTCTCGTACACTAAATGCAAAATTCCCACTTTTGTCGGGGATCGATCTCTGACCGCTGCAAAAGCAGAAGCATTTGCACATCACACTGCGCCTTCAAATACTGATGCTGAATCTTGCTTTTCCGTGGAGTACGTAGTACATTTTATTGGTTGTAATGGAGTTTCGAAACAATAATCGAGCAGTGCAAGAAATGAAGTTTGTCTCCTACTGCCTCTTAGCATCCAGTACAAGGTTACCGTTGGCTAGttctatttcttgaaaataaaataataacacatTAATTTGTAAGGCTTAGATCTGATAGTAATGACACCATGTTAAATTCTTGACATTTTTATTTAGCCACGTGCAATTAAAACACTTTGCTTTCtatttaattactttcacaacttctattatattatttataatgcgctttatatttaatttttttttattcgatggTTTGTCCTCAAATTGACAACTGACTGTGTAAATCAGACAATCACTCGTTTTGATTCCCCTTCTCATactcaatatttttcattttttggcgAAATTTTCTCGACCAACTCACTTCAAAGCAAGATCACAAGGGTTTCTTAAGAACGCATTGTATAAtttacactctttttcttgtcttcgcACCCAATATCCCTCGTATTTATCCTAATTTCAATGTCCTTCTTTGTTTAGTATTTTGGGCCCGGACCATGAGGTGTGAAATTATACCAgcgaaatctttaaaaaatacttcacgccatccatttttaaaacatttcgCATCCCTTAATATATGTGTATTTAAAATCGACTTCTATCCCAtcgtctttttctccttgctctctccattttttctcctcttctgtcAAGCCTTACGACTCCCACCTGCTCTgacacccctcttacgacccctgttgagaaattctcaacgcacgCTTGACCTTAACTATTAATTAGTACAGTGACAGCATAAGTTTTTTTCGATTAGTAACATTTCAAATGAGATACGATAAAATGtgctttttctcaaagaactgattttttttggtaaaacCGAAATAAGATCGCATTTATGTCAGTACATTTCCTACTATGTTTGAAATGaagcaatttaaaaaagaaaatacttcTTGACGCAGATCGTCCACATATCGCGGCACAGTGAACTGGAagacttcttcatttcttcacaaGTATGCAAAGCTTTCCTAATTTCCGCTCCTGTCTCGACATTTGGTTGGTGGTTGGCGTTTTTTGCGCCAAATCAGGATTCCGTATATTATATGAACGACACCAACGCTCATATACTTTTCCGCAAACGAATCACCAAAGAGTTGTTCTTGTAAGTGTTTTCGTTGTGAATAGTGTTTATTTTGCAAGCATTTGACCACTTTAAAGAAAGTATTTGACAATttcgttgaaaattttttgcataACAAAGCGAACGCATTTTCGCAAAGTTTGGGGTTTTTCTCATAGCTTTCTCGAATAATGGATGTTTTGAATTGTTTGTAGTTACAGGATTCATTATTTCTGGAATCGGATCCCTTCAGTTCTAGATTGTATCCTATCTCGTTAGGGAAGCTTAGTGAACTACTAGTCATCTTCTCgaacttgaaaatttatttttcgtttgatAGTGgatgaaaattcaaattttctgaGACTTTGTGACCTGGTTGGAGTCTGCTAATAATTTTCTGAACGATTCTTCTTTTAGACGGAATTGGAAACTGTTGCAAGTGTAATCACTCAAGACAACGAACCTACCGAGAACATCAGTGTATCGGCTGTAGGCTCCTTATGactcttgaatttttcaaaagtgatagtacttttttctaattctaattgTAGTAATGGCAATGAATAgacgaaataataaaattttaatcaGAATTGCGATTATATCGTTCAAAAAGTGCTTCACGTCGAATTGATccgaacatgaaaaaaaaggaaaacgaagaagCAATGCATAACCAGATTGCTTGAAACCACTTGttatatttgttcttttctgtcATTACGTTTTAACTCCCACTTCtccagtggttttttttcttttttcttcttttcggtcctttttttttagacaaGAAACTACTTatacttttttgaagttgtaAGCCTTTTTCTAGCCATTGTTATCTCATCGTATACATTGCGTATTATTTTGACAAATAAATGCATAACTTCTCTTCGTGGGAAGGATACCGCAATAGAATTACACTTGCTGCCAAATACGTTACTTCATCAGGTCTGagggtttctgtggttcctgGCAATTGCCCAAATTGTACAATTTCGTCCTAGTGATGGGAAACCTGGCCAGAATATCTGGGGATTAGTTTTGATGTTTTGCTGCTGTCAGACCGAGTATCTGCAGCGAATCCatttaagaagaaatcaagaaaaactcGTCAGTTGACTTGtttattttcgaagaaatgtaAGTACAAAAGGTCTCTCTAAACTGTGAAAGAAGAATTAATTTGTCATTTGAAACTTAAAATTACAAATCAACACTGGATCGTATTGCGAGAAAATCATGAGATTTTGCTACATTGAATCCTTTTCACTATTGCTTTTGGTTCTTCGGTGATCTTCTTGTGTCTGACTATCGATTGAACAGGGATCACTACCACCAGCTCCTTCtctgttttcatttctattgaCGCTATTCTTTgatccattttcttcttcccttACCGATCCAATAGTCTGCGTGTGCATTTCGAGGTAATCGGCGAGTGCCTTTTTCAGCTGGAAATAGGAGACAGCGGAACCAATGAACCAATCCTGTCAAAACATCCTTACAGTCAGCTGTTAACgtgaataattaattttgcGACTACAATTACATTATCGTTAcatatttgtaaataaaaaagagatcaaaaaaGGTAGTCAGACTGGGGTGATTCAAATTATCGATCGTACACACACAACCGAAGCTCGTATCGGCTGCACTACACGGTCTTACATTGATATTCGCGTAATGATGTTGATTCGGACTAGGTTGTTGTTAACTAGGTTCGGATGTTAACtaggcttaaaggcatcaccgcacgaatctgtggtggtacgggtttcaggcggctAATGCCTATACAAGGtggtagattgtggggaagagggtgattccgttcatctctccgtgtatcagtgtaaacgcaCGACCGCGGAACGCTTTACGACGCCCTCTATCGCAGCGCAACCCTGCGTCCTCCAGCTTGccattcgtcgaaaacccattcggacgaatcgcaggaggggcggggcgcaacggttgcgcgttgcaacagaagccgtcgtgagaaacagcgttccgagGTCGTCCGTCTCCACTgttacagggagagatgaacagaaTCGTCCATCCATTCCCATTCCCCGATCTACGACCcagtataggcattacccgcttGAAACCCATacaaccccagattcgttgggtgatgcttttaactgtTCTGTAATTACAGTAATTTCGTAACTACATGAAGGTTGGAAAacttcagaagttttttttcgtcgatGCAAGAAATTAACTTGAAGCACCACAAATGCTtacaaatatttgcaaaatttctggGATAAGAAGAGTAGTGAGCAGCTTGCGCATGTCTAGGTGTGTCTGGTGTGTCTCGTCGTAAAAGATAGGTTCGAGTCTCTCAGAAGAGCGGGACTCGTTTATTTGCTAgttgagagagaaaaattgcATCAAAATTGTAGCAGAATTGAAGCAGAATTGTAGATTTGAGAGCAATCAGCCAGTATAGTTTTGTTCTGTAATCAAAATTCTGGGGAATTAATTTCTATATTATTCACCACTGCTAGCTAATTCAAAGCAAAGAAGTCGTTTCGTCTTCGATTACGGCATGCTCCTCAGTCTCTAACCAACTCGTAGAATATACACCTATCCGATCATCCCATGAGAGTGCATATTTAATCACATACATAGTAGAAATCTCACCTTTTCGCTTTGCTTAACTTTTATTACTGGCTTCGGTCCTCTTGTTCTCTTAATGTAGAAAAGTCAATACTAATATGATTAATAAATCAAATCTCAACACTAACTCTATGTCTCctctttcgttttcgttttttccctgtcttttctttttctaatgatTCCAAAAGTTCTAACTTTTTAATACGTTTTCTACGCTCTTTTATCATCCACATAACTATGACAACTCCTATGAAAAGTACAGCAGCGGCCGCCGTACCGTAAATCAGCGGTTTCATTACGTTTGATCCGGTATCCGTCGTTTTTGTTTCCCTATAAGATTTGGCTAATGAAAGAATTGTTgtgaaaagttggaaaaatgaTACGTTATGTTCGCTACAATTTTTCCTCCACTAACTCCTGATCGTACGGTCGAAGTTGATAGGAGAGATTTAGAAAATGAGCTACTCATCACGTAATTAGTGTTCACCAACCTCGTTGATGGAGGTGTTGTCATTTATGTAgctgaaaatgaagagaaaaaactcctAAAGCATAGCATTGCAAAGTTGCCTAGGTAATTCGGTTAAAGACCGTAGAGAACTGTGAAACGAAACTAGAAATAGTAGGGCATTTATGGGGCGTCTGAACTAAGCCGCCTaataataaacgaaaaaaaagaagcggttTTTCGTATGCTTCGGTCCGAACGTCTATTCAATGGTAACTAGAGGAATCGGAAAATGTTTAAACTCAGGATAGCAAAgataaaaaacttttaaacatAGTTTGCATCTAAAATGTTCAAGTGGCAGGCGGTGTTTGTCTGCGACTGTAGCAGGGCAAAAAGAAGGCAGCAAGTTTGTGCTTGAAGCAGAGAAGTGTGCGTTGCAGCGAATGCGTCACGCGTTCCCGGAATACTGAAGAAAGATAAAGAAGAGtgcgcggcgttgatcaattctTGTGGGATGCGAATgtgcgttcgacttcaattcataatcgtttgaGAATTATGAACGCATGCGTACCTAGACAATGACTGGAAGGGGCTAGCCAGCatatcaggtcagtgttttacCCTTTCAGGCAAGACTGGTATGAGATTGCGCTACCCATTAGCTCAAGATTCGGATAATCCCCAAATTCGGATTTCAAATAAGCAATCggtcattttcttcttgaaccATTTCATGATTGTCGTATCGATTTttataagctgtacacgaggttgttaaataaatttattggccgacgtttcggcaatatcgccttcttcagagcctgacaTCGGCGATTCAACCCACAATTCGAACGACCAACCTCTTCAACAACTAAACTGAGAAACTCCACGTCAACTTTTCAATCACCAGTTTAGCGACTACattgaatgctcaccttagatcgtAGACGCCTAGTATGGAGCGCTGACTGGTCGATCACGAGGACGAATGGTTATCGATACGACAtccaactatgccgaggttcattgaaggtcgaacttttcaacatttcatGATTGTAAGGTTTgggagaaagaaaactgtgcaTTAGACAGATTCGCagggaaaacaagaaatttcagGAAGCAGCTCTTGAATTCTGCATGACATTGCTTCTGCCTTTCTGCTACAAATTTCATGATTTGTCCCGTTCCATTCCAACACATGTGGTTTGTAATCTTAGCTAGCGGTTGATaataaataacgaaaaaaaactgtcttcTTCCAAATCTTGAAAATCATGATCAAATTCTTTGTGTAAAGTAAAGACTTCTccgcttcaaaaaataaacgtgAGAACAATACACGGATTTTCCGGACTTTTCTTTGCCATTTGTAGACGCAGCGGAGGTTAATAGTGGAATTTTCATCAGAAGATTTTTCAGTCTACAATGGAAAATAGGCAACGGACAAACCTTTGTGGTGTATTCACTGCGCCACGTAGACTTTTGCCAAGTATACGACCTATCTCGAGTAGTAGCACGCTAACTAATGCTTTTTAAAGTTGCTTGGTGGTATCAATTCCTATTTACGCTAAGATACTTCGAACACCAACCTGCTGCACCTCGATTTCGACCCAGTCGAACTTCAGAGATAGGTAGCAGGTCTCACCGCATTActttgagcgcaaccaccTACGCATTTTCACTAGGCTTCAGGTAATTTTCACAGCATAGGACTCTGTGTTGCTACCACTTCACGAAACATTCAGATTGTTTCATAGTTCAAATTCACATTATTTATGTGGTACCCAAGAACGAGTAATGGTGAACTCTTCCACACaatctctaatttttcttctcaaaataaCTGCAAGTAATTTTGCTTTGtcaattatttacattattacatCCACCATTTAGACTTCTGGACAAATCGAACATTTAAAAGCGGCCTTCGcatgttctcttgtcttcgaaaataaattctttGTGTGGACACTTGAACATTCAATGCCTGAGGGGACGTGAATTGAAAGCAACACCTAACGACCTGTAAAGAACGGTTATTCGTagtttccatttttgaaaacgaataaaaacagTGGACTCGAAGTAGAAGAACCGCTCtaaaacgaaacgaaagaagcaaatttgttgaattccttaacaaagaaaaaacaacggaaAATGTTTATGTAGCAGCTGTATCAGTTTAACACGAACGGAAAACTTCTTTAAATGCGATAAAGAGTACGGTATTTTTCGATTAATTATCTTTAGAGCTCATATGCGGACTTTTTCTTGTCTCTATCTGAATCGTTGTCGTTTTTCACATTCTGAAGTTGGAGATTGAATTCGTTCGACTTCCGAAGTACCTCATCTGTTCCCCCTTCGTTTTCTTGCGTTTTATTCAAGTTTGGTAAACCATCTTTGTTTTCCTCTCCCAACTCTGGTCCTTCGTTTTTAGGTGAAAGGTCATCCTTGGGAGTCTGCACAATCTGctcatcatttttatttggttGATCTTCTAGCAGCCCGGATCCTTCCCTTTTTGCGCTTTGCTGTTCATCTAATGGTGTTATTCGGCTATACGTCTGATTCTCAAGGTAATCCACTAGTGCTGTTTTCACCTGAAGTAGTTGCGGTAAGATTAGTCAGCAGGATTAGGTGtgatttgcaaaatttcctcGGAACTGCATGTGGAGAAAAACTGAGGAATTATTTGGAAACAGTCGAACCAAACACCAACATCAAAACACTGTTTCGCATCCTCCTGTTTCTTCGAAagtttttctcgttcttttctgCGTTTTTTTCGCTGAAATATGTGAGAAATCAGCTGGATTCGTCTCAATATAAAATCATAACGTCTACCTTCTTGTGacgtcttcttttcttttttttccttttcctttcttcttcttcctcttttcgcaTCTCCTCTGCTAACTCTAATTTCCTTTTATACTGTCTTTTTTGCACTATTAAAACCGATACGACACCAATGATGATTAGCGCTAGAAGCAGTCCAAAGCAGACGAATATAATTATTGAAGTAGAATTGAGTGTTTTTCGTGAATTAGACTCCCTGAAACATTCATTAGGATTGAACTTTAAAAATCTACCAACGAGCTACTACGTTGATTAGATCATTCTTAGATTGTTTAGCAGTATTCGAAATTTGAAAGCTAGCTATTTTTCAAACCAGGAATTTTCACCCCAACTTGTAGATGAGCCTGGATATTTCAACGGAGTAAAATTGAACTGAAGAAAGCTGTGATCAACAACATGTTCCGCACGGCAAGAACCGTTTGTAGTGGACCTGAGGAGGGAAAGGAATCGTTAACTTTGGCTCACGAAATATCTGTTTGTAATGGTTATGAAATCCGAACGTCTCAAACGAGACGATACGGAAGTGAACGAGCACGGCAATTGGAAACCTCACCACAGATAAGATACCTCTCTGCTTTTCTTATATCTCCGATGAAATGAGCATTGCCattaggcggtgtctgaggagagcagacttggatagctccgtttcggtcgttgaaataccaccgaacaCTTTGTTTGAAACGTCAgctagttcggaatcgtttgtacgataccatctgtacaacaccgaactgtattatttgtcccacaggtagaccaggagactgcttgagatccggactaatctacctgatttcttgcgcgaactgtggcgacgagtatGTTGGTGAAACGGCAGGACCGAGTACAAAaggcaagaataggttacaAGGCAGGCAGAGTACAGGCAGAGTACAAAAGGCAGAGTACAAAaggcaagaataggttacaAGAATGGACACCTTGGTGTCCATTCCCGTAACCTATtctttaggtgcccatagaacacaaaaacatgaCGAaaccgattttgaaattacggtccaaatcttagcgcaccaatctaaaacgttggctcgagaatcgctggaggcattttagatccaagccaaaaaccctaagGTGAACCGTAAGGGCGAttgtctgtcgataacgcgggaactcgcgccatatctcgagtggttcttccgatccgaatgagacattcgaaccattcgccctcaAGATCGAttagtcagcggtccatgccaGGTGTCTCCGATCTAAGGTAAGCATCCTGTGTAGTCGTTAAGTTGGTGATTGAAAAGTAGGCATGGAGtgtatcagtttagttgtggagagattggtcgtttaaattgtagactGAATCGCCATTTCAGgctttgaagaaggcgatattgccgaaacgttagccaataaacttatttaacaacctcctGTGCAGCTTATCGAAATCGATACGACATAAATTTGAACTGATAGTTCTTGGACTGACGCTACCTCTTTAGAACTTTAGCTCTTTACACTAGAAGTCCCCTTTGGAATCtcataaagaataaaacaacTTGAACTAGGAGACGATTGAGAGTATCAGTAATAATTCCAAACTTTAGCGGATCGAAGATGGACGTCTGGTGTCCCTCtagcttcaaaaaataaactgacTGATGCTTTCTTAAGGCTAATGGCCCCGATCGAAAGATGACCGCACATTCTTTTATGTcggatttatttttctgtactACCTTTCTCCACTCAtctggttatttttttttgaatccataTAAGGGTAAAGAaactattttgtttcttttcggtCACAAGTCCAACAATTCTCGGCCCACCCCTTGTCAGACACTCATTTTGAGAACTAGCAACGTTTGGACGGTGATATAGCAGGATATGAGGGAAATTACCTgtcttcttctatttctggATCAGTGACGCCTAACACTGCTTCTGAAGTCGCATCCCAGACACCTGacaggaaaaagaagacagaACTGTTAGAGGCGTCATCTGTTtaactctcttttttcttcagttatcTGTTGTTTTGATAAACGCGGAGGAGTTATTTAATCATTCGTTTGAGGAGTGAGGTGTAGATCGCAAAGATGAAGATTGGCTCTCAACATTACTCACCCAAACAGACGAATCCGAATAATTTTTTAGAGGtcacttaaaaaaataaggtgtTGGATTGAGTCGTACTCTAAAATGTTAGTTTGTAAACAGATGCCTTTTGAAGATTTTAGAATGCCAAGATAGTCAAGATACTTCATCTCTcccattttctattttcaatgCCATTCTCAAAATGAATGACAATGCGTTTGgggaatttttgatgttgaCTTCTTTTCATAGATATAGTTGTTGTTTCCAAGAATACTAGTGAAAGCGCGAACAACTTTCTACAAATttagaaatatgaaagaattGCAGCAATAATtaaacttcgtttttttttcaacaaataaacaaagtaaTAGAAAGACGGACGACAAGGAGATTTGTCCAGATCATACCTTTCTGAGTTGTATTAACGTCACTGATGATGAGCTTAGTCTTTAGCTTAGGAATTGGCATCGATAGATATTTTTTCAACCTAATTTCAGAGATAATATCTCGTAGAAGCAACAGGAATAAGCTTAGCTTACTCGAGAGAACTGGCTCCTATGACATCCGGAAGAGTAAATGGCCTCAAATAcacaaaatgagaaattgttATCAGTGGAAAAACAAAGTTAGTGTAGCAAACAAAACTGGATCATAGCGTTAAAGCTATGCATAGAAAGCAGCTGGTTCGTGAAGAACGCGCTTTCGCGCACTGATCCTCCTCAGTTTTCCTTTGAAGATGAAGCAGGGAGCAGTTTTGAGTGGCCGTTTCTTCATCTTTATAttattccgaagaaaaaaaagagtataaaCTTCACTCTTTTGTGAGATTCCTACGAAATCCTCTTCtctccaaatttttaaattcctgAAACAATTCTCGTTTAAGACAAGATTAGGAGTCGtttgagaaaagagaagaataggGGAGTGATAGATTCGCTCTCAAATTCCTGTCCCAGGGAacctttaattttttggaCGTTATGAGTTGTAGCCAAAATCTTGTGTATTTGCGAAAATACTTTGCTACTAGTCCACTGCTCGGGCATTGAATTGACTGCTCACACTCGCGAAAGACTCAACGAAACAAAATATTCTACGAATTTATATCAACGCATGAGAAAAATATGCTTCTATGTACTGAACACTGAGTTACAAAAATCGCGAACATGTCCGTGAAATCCACTGGTGAATGGAAAACAATAGCGCGAAAATGGCATATTTCTCTTCTTGTGGAATCTCGCCACaacaacctgaaaggtcaactgtatgaagggagcatggaatctttggcaacaaccattcgtttcgtcacgctgaactgccgaacactatcgagtgatcGAACATCCCTGCTACCTCATTAGttctaatttcatttctttctttcacaaCTTTCGTTATCTAAATATTGACGGTACTGGGGCcacgtatacgagtctgattggtacctgcacgtggtggccctgctttaactaaacgcaatcaggcgttcgagtgtacgcattgggaacgtacgagctatataacctgcactgttatatggcgaaagcttcccatacattgcaaaaaggtgctgtcgtccagcacaccgccaaagattccatgctcccttcaggcagttaacctgaaaggtcaactgcctgaagggagcatggaatctttggcaaaaaccattcgtttcgtcacgctgaactaccgaacactatcgagtgaactccaacaagcctctctatccagacttctgcgatatctttgcgtgccttttgctgcactgcaggaaacacgca
The Necator americanus strain Aroian chromosome I, whole genome shotgun sequence genome window above contains:
- a CDS encoding hypothetical protein (NECATOR_CHRI.G2046.T5) — protein: MIQPFTLPDVIGASSLELKKYLSMPIPKLKTKLIISDVNTTQKGVWDATSEAVLGVTDPEIEEDRESNSRKTLNSTSIIIFVCFGLLLALIIIGVVSVLIVQKRQYKRKLELAEEMRKEEEEERKRKKKKRRRHKKRKKRRKEREKLSKKQEDAKQCFDVKTALVDYLENQTYSRITPLDEQQSAKREGSGLLEDQPNKNDEQIVQTPKDDLSPKNEGPELGEENKDGLPNLNKTQENEGGTDERATTRDRSYTWQKSTWRSEYTTKRTRGPKPVIKVKQSEKLKKALADYLEMHTQTIGSRRSWW
- a CDS encoding hypothetical protein (NECATOR_CHRI.G2046.T6), which encodes MIQPFTLPDVIGASSLELKKYLSMPIPKLKTKLIISDVNTTQKGVWDATSEAVLGVTDPEIEEDRESNSRKTLNSTSIIIFVCFGLLLALIIIGVVSVLIVQKRQYKRKLELAEEMRKEEEEERKRKKKKRRRHKKRKKRRKEREKLSKKQEDAKQCFDVKTALVDYLENQTYSRITPLDEQQSAKREGSGLLEDQPNKNDEQIVQTPKDDLSPKNEGPELGEENKDGLPNLNKTQENEGGTDEVLRKSNEFNLQLQNVKNDNDSDRDKKKSAYEL
- a CDS encoding hypothetical protein (NECATOR_CHRI.G2046.T1); amino-acid sequence: MTTPPSTRLVNTNYVMSSSFSKSLLSTSTVRSGVSGGKIVANITETKTTDTGSNVMKPLIYGTAAAAVLFIGVVIVMWMIKERRKRIKKLELLESLEKEKTGKKRKRKRRHRRTRGPKPVIKVKQSEKLKKALADYLEMHTQTIGSVREEENGSKNSVNRNENREGAGGSDPCSIDSQTQEDHRRTKSNSEKDSM
- a CDS encoding hypothetical protein (NECATOR_CHRI.G2046.T3); protein product: MSSSFSKSLLSTSTVRSGVSGGKIVANITETKTTDTGSNVMKPLIYGTAAAAVLFIGVVIVMWMIKERRKRIKKLELLESLEKEKTGKKRKRKRRHRRTRGPKPVIKVKQSEKLKKALADYLEMHTQTIGSRRSWW
- a CDS encoding hypothetical protein (NECATOR_CHRI.G2046.T2) produces the protein MPIPKLKTKLIISDVNTTQKGVWDATSEAVLGVTDPEIEEDRESNSRKTLNSTSIIIFVCFGLLLALIIIGVVSVLIVQKRQYKRKLELAEEMRKEEEEERKRKKKKRRRHKKRKKRRKEREKLSKKQEDAKQCFDVKTALVDYLENQTYSRITPLDEQQSAKREGSGLLEDQPNKNDEQIVQTPKDDLSPKNEGPELGEENKDGLPNLNKTQENEGGTDEVLRKSNEFNLQLQNVKNDNDSDRDKKKSAYEL
- a CDS encoding hypothetical protein (NECATOR_CHRI.G2046.T4), with amino-acid sequence MIQPFTLPDVIGASSLELKKYLSMPIPKLKTKLIISDVNTTQKGVWDATSEAVLGVTDPEIEEDRESNSRKTLNSTSIIIFVCFGLLLALIIIGVVSVLIVQKRQYKRKLELAEEMRKEEEEERKRKKKKRRRHKKRKKRRKEREKLSKKQEDAKQCFDVKTALVDYLENQTYSRITPLDEQQSAKREGSGLLEDQPNKNDEQIVQTPKDDLSPKNEGPDVLLLEIGRILGKSLRGAVNTPQRETKTTDTGSNVMKPLIYGTAAAAVLFIGVVIVMWMIKERRKRIKKLELLESLEKEKTGKKRKRKRRHRRTRGPKPVIKVKQSEKLKKALADYLEMHTQTIGSRRSWW